In the genome of Pseudomonas putida, one region contains:
- a CDS encoding LEA type 2 family protein produces MTTCRLRFWLIPLLACTLNACALFQARDPLNISVVGIEPLPSPELEMRMAVKIRVQNPNETPVDFNGIALKLEVNEQPLAAGVSDQKGHIGRYDEAVIVVPMSITAFAMVRQAYGLGRLGSLQGLPYVLQGKMAGGPLGTVRFTDKGKLDLPAVGSATW; encoded by the coding sequence GATTCCTCTGCTGGCCTGCACCCTCAATGCCTGTGCCCTGTTCCAGGCGCGTGATCCGTTGAACATCAGCGTCGTCGGGATCGAACCACTCCCGTCCCCGGAGTTGGAAATGCGCATGGCAGTTAAGATTCGCGTGCAAAACCCCAACGAGACGCCCGTCGATTTCAACGGCATCGCGCTCAAGCTGGAGGTCAATGAGCAGCCTCTGGCAGCCGGTGTCAGCGACCAGAAAGGCCATATCGGCCGGTATGATGAAGCAGTGATCGTGGTGCCCATGAGCATCACGGCCTTTGCCATGGTGCGACAAGCCTACGGCTTGGGACGACTAGGCTCGCTGCAGGGGTTGCCCTACGTGCTGCAAGGCAAGATGGCTGGCGGCCCCTTGGGGACGGTGCGTTTCACCGACAAGGGCAAGCTCGACCTGCCCGCTGTCGGCAGCGCGACCTGGTGA
- a CDS encoding universal stress protein: MQAVRSILVVLDPEHAHSRALTRAKLIAGVTGARLHLLMCDKHQDHSALLSLLGSQLHDDGYDNVTHEQTWHESLHESIIEVQQAEGCELVIKEHRPDNPLRKALLTPTDWKLLRYCPCAVLMVKNERPWTGGVILAAVDVGNNDEDHRRLHASIIDHGYAIAGLAKGDLHVITAHPSPMLSASDPTYQLSETIEQRYREACKAFQAEFDIPDDHLHIAEGPADVLIPYTEKQLNAVMTVIGTVARTGISGALIGNTSEVVLDALEGDVLVLKSEEATAHLAELARG, translated from the coding sequence ATGCAAGCCGTCCGCAGCATCCTCGTCGTCCTAGACCCCGAACATGCCCACAGTCGCGCCTTGACGCGCGCCAAGCTCATCGCAGGGGTGACTGGCGCGCGCCTGCACTTACTAATGTGCGACAAGCACCAAGACCACAGCGCCCTGCTCAGCCTGCTTGGCAGCCAATTACACGATGACGGGTATGATAATGTCACCCATGAACAGACCTGGCATGAAAGCCTGCATGAATCCATCATCGAAGTGCAGCAGGCCGAAGGTTGCGAACTGGTCATCAAGGAACACCGCCCAGATAACCCACTGCGCAAGGCGCTATTGACCCCCACCGACTGGAAACTACTGCGCTATTGCCCTTGTGCGGTGCTGATGGTCAAGAACGAGCGTCCATGGACTGGAGGTGTGATCCTTGCCGCAGTCGATGTAGGCAATAACGATGAAGACCATAGGCGTCTGCATGCCAGCATCATCGACCATGGCTATGCCATTGCCGGCCTGGCCAAGGGTGACCTGCACGTCATCACGGCTCACCCCTCCCCCATGCTTTCTGCGTCTGATCCGACTTACCAGCTCTCCGAAACCATCGAGCAGCGGTATCGCGAAGCATGCAAGGCCTTCCAGGCCGAATTCGACATTCCTGACGACCACCTGCACATTGCCGAAGGTCCGGCGGACGTTCTGATCCCTTACACCGAGAAACAGCTCAATGCAGTGATGACTGTCATTGGCACTGTGGCTCGCACGGGCATTTCCGGTGCATTGATCGGCAATACCTCGGAAGTGGTCCT
- a CDS encoding DUF883 family protein: MARKTSAPSDNEQIKDQVFSELQALIEESERLLQDSAALVGDEADTLRAQIALKLGQARQAASTLRGKAQPAMEAAEHYMGGHPWQTVAISTGVGLVIGLLLGQRR, translated from the coding sequence ATGGCCAGGAAAACTTCCGCACCCAGCGACAACGAACAAATCAAGGACCAGGTCTTTAGCGAACTGCAAGCCTTGATCGAAGAGTCGGAACGACTGCTCCAGGACAGCGCTGCGCTGGTGGGCGACGAGGCCGATACTCTACGCGCCCAGATCGCCCTGAAGCTGGGCCAGGCCCGCCAGGCGGCCAGCACCTTACGCGGCAAGGCGCAGCCTGCGATGGAAGCTGCCGAGCACTACATGGGCGGACATCCGTGGCAGACGGTGGCGATCTCGACGGGTGTGGGACTTGTAATTGGGCTTCTACTGGGCCAGCGCCGCTGA
- a CDS encoding tRNA-(ms[2]io[6]A)-hydroxylase, protein MSLIPEIDAFLGCPTPDAWIEAALADQETLLIDHKNCEFKAASTALSLIAKYNTHLDLINMMSRLAREELVHHEQVLRLMKRRGVPLRPVSAGRYASGLRRLVRAHEPVKLVDTLVVGAFIEARSCERFAALVPHLDEELGTFYHGLLKSEARHYQGYLKLAHQYGDAAQIARVVEQVREAEVELICSPDQELRFHSGVPMARAA, encoded by the coding sequence ATGTCCCTGATTCCCGAAATCGATGCCTTCCTCGGCTGTCCTACCCCTGACGCTTGGATCGAAGCGGCATTGGCCGACCAGGAAACCCTGTTGATCGACCACAAGAACTGTGAGTTCAAGGCCGCCAGCACGGCGTTGAGCCTGATCGCCAAGTACAACACTCACCTTGACCTGATCAACATGATGTCGCGCCTGGCCCGTGAGGAGTTGGTGCACCACGAGCAAGTCCTGCGTCTGATGAAGCGCCGTGGTGTTCCTTTGCGACCGGTTTCGGCGGGGCGTTATGCGTCTGGGTTGCGGCGTCTTGTACGGGCTCACGAGCCGGTCAAGCTGGTCGATACCCTGGTGGTCGGCGCTTTCATCGAGGCCCGTAGTTGCGAGCGCTTTGCGGCGCTGGTGCCTCACCTGGACGAAGAACTCGGGACGTTCTACCACGGCCTGCTCAAGAGCGAAGCGCGCCATTACCAGGGCTATTTGAAGCTGGCTCACCAGTATGGCGATGCGGCGCAGATCGCTCGCGTCGTTGAGCAGGTGCGCGAGGCCGAGGTAGAGCTGATCTGTTCTCCAGACCAGGAACTACGCTTTCACAGCGGTGTTCCCATGGCCAGGGCGGCCTGA